In Dermacentor silvarum isolate Dsil-2018 chromosome 2, BIME_Dsil_1.4, whole genome shotgun sequence, the following proteins share a genomic window:
- the LOC119440873 gene encoding intracellular coagulation inhibitor 3, which translates to MLTKFVFLTAVLVVVNCEHEDDTLLAKAHNQFAVNLLKHLATQDPSSNVFFSPTSIAAAFGMAYAGARGSSEAELGSVLGHTAVGLTDRARVLAAYKNLLQLAASPNVTQDVANMVLAQNGFHLTDNYKQQLREIFDAELRSADFTNEGPRVAADVNAWVREKTRGKIFGILPEGQPQNIVLFILNAVYFQGTWVTKFDVADTVNKPFFNLGTTEVRKPTMHLSTRLPHTRIDALHASAVEIPYQGGKFSMVVMLPDIPTGLQALRDVLSVATLEVLGSNLQTKDVILRLPKFEMSMRYNLVPTMKALGLNAVFGGSADFSGITEGTPVHISDAVHKAAVEVNEEGTVAAAVTGLGFAPTLALNVPPPPVLFTVDRPFLYYIRDKNANRILFIGEVHSL; encoded by the coding sequence ATGCTCACCAAGTTTGTCTTTCTCACGGCGGTACTCGTCGTGGTGAACTGTGAACATGAAGACGACACGCTACTCGCCAAAGCTCACAACCAGTTCGCCGTGAATCTGCTGAAGCACCTTGCCACTCAGGATCCCTCGTCCAACGTCTTCTTCTCGCCGACTAGCATCGCCGCTGCCTTCGGCATGGCCTACGCCGGTGCCCGGGGAAGCTCAGAGGCCGAGCTGGGGTCTGTGCTCGGCCATACTGCGGTTGGCCTGACAGACCGAGCAAGAGTGCTCGCGGCATACAAGAACCTGCTGCAGCTCGCAGCCTCACCCAATGTCACGCAGGATGTGGCCAACATGGTCCTCGCGCAGAACGGCTTTCATTTAACCGACAACTACAAGCAGCAGCTCCGCGAGATCTTTGACGCGGAGCTCCGGTCCGCCGACTTCACCAACGAAGGTCCTAGGGTCGCGGCCGATGTCAATGCCTGGGTGCGTGAAAAGACCAGGGGCAAGATTTTCGGCATCCTGCCTGAAGGCCAGCCGCAGAACATCGTCCTCTTCATCCTGAACGCCGTCTACTTCCAGGGCACCTGGGTGACCAAGTTCGATGTCGCCGACACCGTGAACAAGCCATTCTTCAACCTTGGAACCACCGAGGTGAGGAAGCCGACGATGCACCTCAGCACTCGTCTTCCTCACACCCGAATTGATGCCCTGCACGCGTCCGCTGTCGAGATCCCGTACCAGGGTGGCAAGTTCAGCATGGTGGTCATGCTGCCGGACATCCCTACTGGCCTTCAGGCGCTCAGGGACGTCCTGTCGGTCGCCACTCTAGAAGTTCTCGGCAGCAACCTGCAAACAAAAGACGTCATACTCCGGCTGCCCAAGTTCGAGATGAGTATGCGCTACAACTTGGTGCCCACGATGAAGGCACTCGGACTGAACGCTGTGTTCGGAGGCTCAGCTGACTTCAGCGGAATCACCGAGGGTACACCCGTCCACATATCGGATGCCGTGCATAAAGCGGCCGTAGAGGTTAACGAGGAGGGAACCGTCGCGGCGGCCGTTACTGGACTGGGCTTCGCGCCGACCTTGGCTCTGAATGTCCCACCACCACCAGTTTTGTTCACTGTTGATCGCCCTTTCCTGTACTACATCAGAGACAAGAACGCCAACCGCATCCTCTTCATCGGCGAAGTCCACAGCCTTTGA